In Microplitis demolitor isolate Queensland-Clemson2020A chromosome 9, iyMicDemo2.1a, whole genome shotgun sequence, one genomic interval encodes:
- the LOC128668521 gene encoding uncharacterized protein LOC128668521: MYGIKYLHTKPYHPQANGLVERLHRQLKLALLCHKKSLYDALPAVLLGLRAAWKDNMQTTQAESVYGEPIRSPALAEMSRHGKHFVFCFRSLSTCSHVLVRNDQIGPSFSAPYEGPYRVITRHNKYFIVDFRERQIVIAIDRLKPVYEANSVDTATITTNSQPDNTATETRKR, translated from the exons atgtatggaATAAAATACCTGCACACCAAGCCGTATCATCCACAAGCCAATGGTCTCGTTGAACGTCTACATCGTCAGCTTAAATTAGCACTTTTGTGTCATAAAAAGTCATTGTATGACGCATTACCAGCCGTTTTGCTCGGCTTACGCGCTGCCTGGAAAGACAACATGCAGACGACACAAGCTGAATCAGTATACGGTGAGCCTATCCGATCACCTG CACTGGCCGAAATGTCGCGTCATGGCAAGCATTTTGTTTTCTGTTTCAGGAGCCTTAGTACTTGCAGTCACGTACTGGTACGGAATGACCAGATTGGACCATCTTTCTCAGCGCCGTACGAAGGACCATATCGTGTAATAACTCGACACAATAAATACTTCATCGTCGATTTCCGAGAACGACAAATCGTCATTGCAATAGATAGATTGAAGCCGGTTTACGAGGCGAATTCAGTCGACACAGCAACAATAACGACAAACTCCCAACCGGATAACACAGCAACCGAGACCCGGAAACGCTGA